Proteins encoded together in one Penicillium digitatum chromosome 1, complete sequence window:
- a CDS encoding Transposable element tc3 transposase, putative: MPARSELTPALRERICELHSAVHWGYKRIHNRYPWISLSTIRYTIKKEHERRAGVTKPRSGRPKKLDATDK; this comes from the exons ATGCCTGCTCGATCTGAGCTTACCCCGGCTCTTAGAGAGAGGATATGTGAGCTTCACTCGGCTGTTCACTGGGGTTATAAGCGCATTCACAACCGGTACCCAtggatttctctctctaCAATCCGGTATACAATTAAAAAAGAGCACGAACGGCGTGCTGGTGTTACGAAACCTCGCTCTGGTCGACCAAAGAAGCTTGATGCCACCGACAAA TGA